In Deinococcus fonticola, the genomic window GCCCCCGTGTCGCCCACTTCCTCAAGGAACCTCACCCACGTGTCCCGCGCCCGTTCCTGATCCCGGCTGCCGCTTCCGTAGTGTCCGGCGGCATTCTCGGGGCGGGGAAGCTGGAAAGTGGCCTGAACGCTGGCCTGTGCATTTTCCAAGTCAGCCGCCCACGTCAGCCGGGCTTCCGTGATCTTCCGCAACTGGCCGCGCACAAAGTCCCCCAGTTCCGTCAGCAGGGCGTCCACCGTCTCACGCCGCTCGATTAACCCAGCACAGGTGCGCCGCACGTCCTCCAGGGCTTCACCCCTCGCCTTCGACGCTTCCAGAGTGCCCAGTTCTGCCTGCGCCTGACTGATCGCCTGACGCTGTTCAGCAATCATGGACGCCAGGGCGTTCCGCTTTCCCTCCAGATCGGCCAGGGCCGCGAAATCCCGTGAGCCACTGGCCTTGAGTGCCTGTATCTGTGCGGCCTGATCGGCCTCCAGGCGGGAAAGTTCCACCTCATCGGCGGTGAGTTCCTGTAGTGCGCTTCTCGCTTCTCTGATTCGTTGATCTAGGTTCATGTGTCCACCATGCAAAAAAACCGCTCTCCCAGTCAGGGAGAACGGGCAGAACGGGGAAAACGGGTTACAGAACTGTTTCCCAGTGCAGCGGGAAACCGTACCGGGCCGCAAAGTTCATCAGCACATCAGCCCGGACGTAACGCCAGGACGCGCCCTCATTGAACCGCTCGGAAGGCAGTGCGCCACTCCTGAGCCAGCCCTTCACGGTTTCCTCGCCCATGTTCAGCACGCGGGCCACCTGCCCACGGGTCAGGCAGGCAGGCACGCCCGGCGGGGGCGTATAGAACGGGGGGGGTGTGGTCATGGCGTCACCTCCAGGTCACTCACGGCCAGGCGTCCCAGCAGGGTACGCGCCGCCTGCTTGCCGGTCGCCGTAATCTTGCCGTCCTGCGTCAAGCCGTGACTGGCGGCCAGCATCAGGGCAGGCCCGCACCGTTCCGGTCGTGATTCGTTCACGAGTTGCCGCACGTGGGTTCGTTCAGGGCCACGGGGCAGGGCGTGCGAGTAGGCCAGCAGGACAGCCCACTGAAGGGGCGTCAGGCGCTTCATGCTTTACCACCTTTGCGGCCACCGTTGCCGCTGATTCCTTCCAGCTCGCTCACGTCCACAGCCCTGACAACCTCGAATGTCCCCCTGGCCGGATGCCATTTCACGATCCACTGCCGGGGAGCTTCCCCTTCACGGTTTTTCACCAGATCCAGCACCAGGTACTTCCACAAGCCCTTGAGGGCCGCCCGTCCGCTGCCGGGCACAGGTGCCGACTCCAGGCCCAGCAGCATCACGTCCTGCGCCCCCAGTGGATATAAGAGGCTAGCCGTATAAGCGGTGTACTCGACTCCACCGGATTCCTTGAACACGCTCAGACGGGCTTCCAGCGGTTCCTTCAGCAGCTCGCCATAATTCCCGCGTCCCACACTGGAGATCAGCAGCAGCGGCGTATTCAGTTCCCGGCCCAGCCTCACCTGAAGGGCCGTTACTGTTTCGTCGATCTGATGCCGCCGGTCTTTGTTGTCCCCGGCGGGCATCCGCTGGAGGTAATCGAGGATCACCAGGGGGGAGACGCCGTGAACGGCCTTCAGGCGCTTCACCTGCGCCGCGATTCGATCCACGCCCCACGCCCCACCGTCGACGCCGTTGCCCTCATTCACGGTCAGATAAGGGCCGACGGTCTGCGTCAAGTCCTGATAGGCCGGGCTGCGCCGCAGTTGTTCCCCCACGGGATGCTCTGCGGTGCCGCCGGTACGAAGTTGCCGCAGTCCTACACCTACTTTCGTGCTGATGAGTCGGCCCCACAGCTCATAGCGGCTCTGCTCAAAAGTGACGTACAGGACGGGGCGGCCCTGCCTGGCGTTATGTTCCGCAATGGCCAGCGCCAGGGCCGTCTTACCGCCGCCCGTGACGCCGCCCAGGACGTGAAGGCCGTCATAGAATCCGCCGCCTATGGCTTCGTCGAAGTCCTGTAAGCCCGTGGGGTACGTGTTCCCGCCGCGCTTCAATCGAAGATCGGCCAGGGCGGGCAGTTCGTCCTGAAGGAAGTCCAGGTTCCCGGTAATGGGCAGGGCGTCCACCATGCCGCCTTCAATGGCCCTCAGCAGCTCTTCAGGGCTGGCCGTGAGGGGCAGGTCAGGCAGGGTGTACCACTCCACCCCGGAAGCGTCTAAGGCCCGTTCCTGTGCCTGCGTGGGCTTAATGATGAAGACAGGTCGCCCGTCCTGTACGAGTGAGCGCAGTTCCTCACCCGTGAGGGTGCGCCGTGCCGTGGCCAGTTCAGGATCCAGCTTGAGGGCTGCCTCGACTGGCGCGAGGGCGGCCTCGCCGGTCACGATCACCGGCACGTCTGCCGGAAGTGCTAGCTGTTCCGGCTCTGCCTGCTGTGCTGGCTGTGACGGCTTTCCCGGCTGCGGTGTGCTGAAGTCTGGCGTGGAAGTCTGCCGGGCTTCCCACGGTTTCCGCGCCGCCCGCGAGTACATGCTTTGTAGGCTGGCGCGGGCCTGACTGACGGTATAGGGATCGTGCTGGCCGTGCGTATCGTGCGAGCCTACGCGGCCAGCGTAGGCTTCCATGTGCGGCAGGGCTTCCGATTCGCTGTAACCGTTGTCCCGCAGTTGCGCGGCCAGCCATGCCCCGGCATTGTTGCGCCCTGCGCCACTGTCCACTTGCTTCAAAGCCCGGTCGATCAGCAGCGCGGCGTTCACGCGCCCGTCACCACTGCGGGCCGCGTAGGAGGCTCTAGGAGGCTCAGCAGCACGCGGCGCGGGTGAAGAGACCCGTGGGGCTTCCACCAGGCCCAGGAAAGCCCGCAGATCTGCCGGAAGGGTATCCAGGGGTAAAGGTTCCGGCATTCCCGGCTGCGCTTCCCAGCGATACGGGCCGCTGGCGTTCTCACTGGGGGGCATGACCGCATATCCACCATCGGCCCGAATGTCCAGGCCCGGCCACTTCTCCCCCATTTCTTTTTTCGCTTTGCTGTTCAGCGTGGCCACCTTCCAGCCCGGATGCTGAAGGTAGACGTGAGCGCCGCCGCTGCCTGTGCGGACGTGAGCAGGTAAGCCCAGGCGCTCGCGCAGTTGCTCACCGGCGGCCCCGTCGAAGTCCAGCACGATCAGCCCGGACACGGCACCCGTCACCACCGCTACGCCCTTGTCAGTCTCGCGGGCGTACCAGGTGCGTACCTGTTCCGGCGTGGGCGGCGTGTGCTGGAGGGCCGCCCAGCTCGGCCTGAGTTTGCCGTCCACTTCCCTGCTGTGCCCGGTGTCCACCAGGCACCAGTGCGGCTTCTTGGCAAAGCTGCCCTTCGTCTGCACGGGAAACACGCTCCACCCGCGAGTGACGGCTTCCAGGGCCGCATTCAGGACGGTGTTCACGAAGCGTCCTTATCGAGAAAGCTAAAGGCTTCTAACCATGTGGCACGCTCTTCTTCTTCTTGACGCTTCAGCCGGGCCAGGCGCTCCGGCGGAATATGCCTTTCAATGCAGTCACGCGCTAATTCTCGAAGTAAAGCCGGAGGAACGGCGTCCAGCTCGCATGACTCGCCCACAAAAGTCTTCGCCCTGCTGTCTGTTTTCTTCGTGGGCCGCGTGGGCAGGTTCCAGGCCCGGATCTGATCTTCGTTGACGGCCACCCGTTCAAAGTGAATTTCAGCGTGTGGGGCAAACTCCGTGATGCCCTCTTCGACTTTTTTAGGAATCAAAACGCCGCTGGGATCGTGGTCGCCAAAGTAGTAGTAGTAACAGGGCTTACCCACCCGCGCCGCGTGCATTCCAGTTGAGTACAGGTAAGGTGCGCTGGAGAAGCCCCGCGACACCATAAGAGGTACGTCATAGGGAATGGTTACATCTGAAAGAATCCCGGCCAGCGCGTCTTTCTCGCACCAGATTTCAACGTACACAGGCGCTTCATTCCAGAGTGAACGTCTGTATGCCTGGGCTGCGGCCACCAGAGCTTCCTTGATGTTGGAATAGCTAGGGTCTTTTCGCATCCACCGTGTACTGTCAGCAACCCAGCTATGCGGCAGTTTTCCGGCCCGGCGCATCTTCAGTAGTTCACGCTGCACCAGGTCATACCCTGGGTCTGTTTTCGGGACTACGCCCTGCACGCTCATTTGGTAGTACGCCTGCCTGACTGTGTAAGGTGGCCCCTGCCTGATCTCTTCATAGAGGGCTTTCTGTACGCTCTCCAGCTCTGCCTTGCTGCGCCTGTGCCGTTTTACGGGGCTAGCCTTATAAGTTTCATCTGAAGCTGCCACAATGAACCGCCTTTGCCCGGTTCCGGGCGGGGGAGTTGTCCGCAGAGGCTTTGCTGTAGGAGGCCGAACCTCTGCGGACGCTTTTATTTTCATGGCCGCCGCCTCTGGCGGGCGGACATGTCCTATGGACGGTATAGGAGGTTAATTAATTTGTTTTCCGCTGTGCTGGACGGCCTTCAAAAAATGGCACGGCCCCCTATCTGGGGTAAATTGGCCCCCTATCTGGGGTTAAATCGGTTAATTTTCAAGCCTCAGCAGTTCCCTGATTTTGGCCGTGTATTCAGGTGTTATCGCTTTTGCTTTCGGATCGTCAGCAGGCTTGAGCCAGTAAGTCACCATTACCGCAGACACGCCTAAGAGCTTTGCCAGCTCACCCTGCTTCATACCCGCCGCCTTCAATGCGGCCTTGATCGTTTCACCAGTGAGTTTCTTTTCAGGTTCAACAGTGTCCAGCACGCGGTCAAGTAATGGCCGCCGTGATTCGATCCCCACAATGGATAGTGACGTAGGCGAGTCTAGAAATTCTTCCCAGGTTGTGCCGGTGCGCTTGTTGCCGTGGATTTTGAAGGCAATATTATGGGCTGTCAGTATCGACTCAATGCGTGGAAGCTGCTCACGAAGCGTCTCACGGCATTTCTTCATGCGGGCGGCTGTCTGGGGCGTCCGCTCTTCAGGCTCCAGTTCCGCCCATGTGATGCTGTGCCCTTCCCATTCCTCTGCATTTTCTGGTTTGACTTGGGGGATTATCCCCTCCAGTACTTTCCTCAGCGGTACTCGCCGACCCTTGTCGAATCGCCATACATTGGCCGTGAGCCAGATTCCCAGCCATGAAGGAAGGCCAGCAGGTAGGGTGAAAAGCTCTCTGGGGATATCGTAGTGCGGCCTGTCAGGGCCAAAGAATCTTTTCAGCCAGTGTCCAGGGGCAATGTGAGCCGCGATGCTCTTAGCTTCTCCATCTGCACTAATCACAACAGGCTGATTGATGAAAAGCGGCTGCCGGTCAGTTTCTATACGTCGATCTGTGGAACGGACGGCTGCACTTAGTGTGCCCAGATCCTTCAGTGCTGCCCGAATTCTCTCAATGGCAACGGCTTTTTTAATATGGCCCTTCTCGAAGGCAGTTTTCAGGCCAGAAATATAGAGAAGATCCTTCTCGCCCAGCTCCACCCCGCGCCCGTTGCTCTCGCTCAGGGCAACACATAGCCCCGCGTGAAGGAAGGAATGCAGCAAGCCCCACCGCTTCAGAATTTCGGTAGTTTGCGCCGCCCCGAAGGGCTGCGGGTGAAGATCATCCTCGAATTCCAGTTCACCCAGGAAGTAGACGATGTGAACTTTTTCAGATTTGAGGCTGACAGGGTAGCCGCGCTCTACCTTCAATGCGCCCTGTTCAACTAAATCCCAGCCGCCCCGCTGCTGCATGGCTGTAAAGCTATGAGCAATCGCCCAGCCCGTAGCCGTACTGTGTAGCGGCCTCTCTTCATACTGAGAAGGTGCGGCCCGCTTCCCGCCTCTGGCGCGTGCTTTCGCTTTGAAGGGCCGACTCCCTGCGATCAGCCCCGCCCGGGGAATTTGCCGATAGGCGTACACGTCTCCTTCAGGCGGATACGGTGCGCCGGGTTTGACCTTGAAGTGAGCCACGCCGCCGACTGATACATAGCCCGCTTCCCAAACTCGATCAGTTAGGGCTTGAAACATCTCCTCTGCCTGGTTCGTAACGTCTGGCCCGAGTGCTTCAAATTCAGCGACTAGCTTCTTCTCTTTTGCGCTTCCTTTCTTTGTGCCTCGAATAAGACGTTTCAAACGAAGCTGTTTGTAGGCAACTACAAAGTTAAAGTCGGCCTCCTCTTGAGCCTGGAGTACGATTTTTAAACCTTCGTAGATATCAACTTCTTCGAGATGTTCTTTCTCGTATGCGGCCCACTCGGGATATTCTCTTTCCCGCTCAAGCATTTGCAATGTCTGCTTTTTAATTAACCTCATGGGGTCTTCGGGCATGCGGCGCATCTCGTCGATTTCTTCAAGCATCTCGTCCATGGCTATTCCTCCACGTACTCGAACAGGTCGCCCACGGTGTACGGATGGCCACTGAGACGCCTCAGCCCTTGCACGACGCCCGCGATTGTGGCGAAGTCGATTCGCTTTGATTTGCCGTTATAGAAGTCGTTGACGGTTGCGTACCGCAGTTCCCCGGCTTCAGCCAGCTCTGTCTGCTTGATTCGATGACGCCCCATGATCTCCGGTAGATGACTCTTTAAGGTTCCCATACCAGATATTCTACCCTATTTATTCCCACACTTGTACGATATACCGCTTGACACTCTATACGGAATATCGTATATTTAAGTCAGCAGAAAAGGGACGCCTACCCCGCGAAGAGAAGCGCCCCCATCTGACTCCCCCAGTAAGGAAGGAATCAAGATGCAAGATACCAAAGCACCCGCCCTCAGCCGCACCTGGAAGGCCGTTGTCACTTACCGCGAGTGCGGCACCGTCACCGCCGTGGACACCCACACCGTTACCCTCAGCCGTGAAGTGGTCGGCGGCCCGCTCAGCGCCACCGTGGACGGCCAGACGGCCAGCGTGGAATACGCCGTGAACCTGCTGGAAGGTGCCCGCGTGGAAGTCCTGGCGGAAGTCCTGAGCCAGCCCAGCGCCCCGGCCACCATCGGCAAGGCCCGCGCCCACAAGCTGCACACCATCATGGGCCGCTTGGGTCTGCACGATCACTACGGAATCGCCCGGCGCGGTGCTGGCCTCGATGAGTGCTTCAGCCTGGCCGCCCTGACTGAGCAGCAGGCCCGCCAGGTGTGGGCGTATCTGCTGAACATGTTCCCCCTCGACGCCCACCGCGCCGCCGCCTGAATCACGTTCCAGGGTGTGATTTCAAATCACACCCTTCACCGCCCTAAGCCTGACTTAGGCCCACTGGAGAAAACACCATGCCTGTCACCACCACTCTTGAATGCGATATGTGCGGCAAACCTAACGCCCTGGCCTTTCACCGTCCCAGCCAGATGACAGAGGCGCTGTGTTCCGACTGCGCCCGTAACGCCGCCCTGATCGACGCCGCCCACAATGACTTACACACGCAACTGGCCGCCACCGTGCAAGCGTGGGCGGGTCGCTGGGCAGGCGTCGGCGTGGGCGTCCCTGATCTGGG contains:
- a CDS encoding helix-turn-helix domain-containing protein, giving the protein MDEMLEEIDEMRRMPEDPMRLIKKQTLQMLEREREYPEWAAYEKEHLEEVDIYEGLKIVLQAQEEADFNFVVAYKQLRLKRLIRGTKKGSAKEKKLVAEFEALGPDVTNQAEEMFQALTDRVWEAGYVSVGGVAHFKVKPGAPYPPEGDVYAYRQIPRAGLIAGSRPFKAKARARGGKRAAPSQYEERPLHSTATGWAIAHSFTAMQQRGGWDLVEQGALKVERGYPVSLKSEKVHIVYFLGELEFEDDLHPQPFGAAQTTEILKRWGLLHSFLHAGLCVALSESNGRGVELGEKDLLYISGLKTAFEKGHIKKAVAIERIRAALKDLGTLSAAVRSTDRRIETDRQPLFINQPVVISADGEAKSIAAHIAPGHWLKRFFGPDRPHYDIPRELFTLPAGLPSWLGIWLTANVWRFDKGRRVPLRKVLEGIIPQVKPENAEEWEGHSITWAELEPEERTPQTAARMKKCRETLREQLPRIESILTAHNIAFKIHGNKRTGTTWEEFLDSPTSLSIVGIESRRPLLDRVLDTVEPEKKLTGETIKAALKAAGMKQGELAKLLGVSAVMVTYWLKPADDPKAKAITPEYTAKIRELLRLEN
- a CDS encoding helix-turn-helix domain-containing protein; protein product: MTTPPPFYTPPPGVPACLTRGQVARVLNMGEETVKGWLRSGALPSERFNEGASWRYVRADVLMNFAARYGFPLHWETVL
- a CDS encoding bifunctional DNA primase/polymerase, which translates into the protein MNTVLNAALEAVTRGWSVFPVQTKGSFAKKPHWCLVDTGHSREVDGKLRPSWAALQHTPPTPEQVRTWYARETDKGVAVVTGAVSGLIVLDFDGAAGEQLRERLGLPAHVRTGSGGAHVYLQHPGWKVATLNSKAKKEMGEKWPGLDIRADGGYAVMPPSENASGPYRWEAQPGMPEPLPLDTLPADLRAFLGLVEAPRVSSPAPRAAEPPRASYAARSGDGRVNAALLIDRALKQVDSGAGRNNAGAWLAAQLRDNGYSESEALPHMEAYAGRVGSHDTHGQHDPYTVSQARASLQSMYSRAARKPWEARQTSTPDFSTPQPGKPSQPAQQAEPEQLALPADVPVIVTGEAALAPVEAALKLDPELATARRTLTGEELRSLVQDGRPVFIIKPTQAQERALDASGVEWYTLPDLPLTASPEELLRAIEGGMVDALPITGNLDFLQDELPALADLRLKRGGNTYPTGLQDFDEAIGGGFYDGLHVLGGVTGGGKTALALAIAEHNARQGRPVLYVTFEQSRYELWGRLISTKVGVGLRQLRTGGTAEHPVGEQLRRSPAYQDLTQTVGPYLTVNEGNGVDGGAWGVDRIAAQVKRLKAVHGVSPLVILDYLQRMPAGDNKDRRHQIDETVTALQVRLGRELNTPLLLISSVGRGNYGELLKEPLEARLSVFKESGGVEYTAYTASLLYPLGAQDVMLLGLESAPVPGSGRAALKGLWKYLVLDLVKNREGEAPRQWIVKWHPARGTFEVVRAVDVSELEGISGNGGRKGGKA
- a CDS encoding helix-turn-helix domain-containing protein encodes the protein MGTLKSHLPEIMGRHRIKQTELAEAGELRYATVNDFYNGKSKRIDFATIAGVVQGLRRLSGHPYTVGDLFEYVEE